The following are from one region of the Coffea eugenioides isolate CCC68of chromosome 2, Ceug_1.0, whole genome shotgun sequence genome:
- the LOC113759893 gene encoding uncharacterized protein LOC113759893, protein MAKASHFWRLRKLVVYLKIQMLVVFEMHIHMSLAEEFRVRLNFDFVISHSNGLLWVFYNNPVVCSIVGEGAQFLSLFIQHPYLVSPVSFTTVHAATTVEERKALWAGLLQYKLSHDPWLVCGDFNVVVGEEEKKGGKPFTVVEAADFVAFMGSAGLVDGGFSGSSFTWCNNHQGRPRIWKCLDRLLLNVECFDASLSFGVTHLGRHPSDHAPLLISTATRVDGKPRPFHFINAWTDHEDFLGVVKESWQQECVRSPMQVLCSKLQRLKRHLQLWNKDRVGKFSDNVKKVEEELGKLERCLEEGGFEDAHLELQQVQVALRRALAMEESLWKQRSRIKWLALGDCNTKFFHSVVKQRRMQSVIHRIKNCNGEWVNEDALIGAEAVRYFSSLFSLEDTPAMMDVPDVIPRLVSLEDDVQLEAVPPLEEVRQTVFEMDVNSAAGPDSFTGKLFSFAWEIVGGDVYNDVQSFFCGAELLRRIIATSIVLLSKVHQQKDFSQFRAISLCNFVNKIFSKILARRLAPILPKIISVNQSGFVQGRSISNNYLLA, encoded by the coding sequence ATGGCTAAGGCTTCTCATTTTTGGAGATTGCGAAAGTTAGTTGTGTATCTTAAAATCCAAATGCTGGTGGTGTTTGAAATGCATATTCACATGTCATTGGCTGAGGAGTTTCGGGTTagattaaattttgattttgttatttcTCACTCTAATGGTTTGTTGTGGGTATTCTATAATAATCCAGTTGTGTGTTCAATTGTGGGAGAGGGTGCTCAGTTTTTATCTTTGTTTATTCAACATCCATATTTGGTAAGTCCGGTATCCTTTACGACGGTACATGCTGCTACCACTGTTGAGGAAAGAAAGGCTCTTTGGGCTGGTTTACTGCAATACAAACTGTCGCATGACCCTTGGCTGGTTTGTGGTGATTTTAATGTTGTCGTtggggaagaggaaaagaaaggggggaAACCATTTACAGTTGTTGAAGCAGCTGATTTTGTGGCTTTCATGGGTTCCGCTGGTTTGGTTGATGGAGGATTCTCAGGTTCTAGCTTTACCTGGTGCAACAATCACCAAGGAAGACCTAGAATTTGGAAATGCTTGGACCGTTTGTTGCTGAATGTGGAGTGTTTTGATGCTAGTTTGTCCTTCGGTGTTACTCATTTGGGGCGACATCCTTCCGATCATGCGCCATTGTTAATTTCTACTGCTACAAGGGTGGATGGTAAACCCCGACCATTTCACTTCATCAACGCTTGGACTGATCATGAGGACTTTTTGGGAGTGGTGAAAGAGTCGTGGCAGCAAGAGTGCGTTAGGTCCCCAATGCAGGTTCTTTGCTCTAAGTTACAGCGGCTGAAAAGACATCTTCAACTGTGGAACAAGGATCGCGTGGGAAAATTTTCTGACAATGTAAAAAAGGTGGAAGAAGAGCTTGGAAAGTTAGAAAGATGTTTAGAGGAAGGGGGTTTTGAGGATGCGCATTTGGAGTTGCAACAGGTCCAAGTAGCTTTGAGACGGGCATTAGCCATGGAGGAGTCATTGTGGAAGCAAAGATCTAGGATCAAATGGCTGGCTTTAGGAGATTGCAACACTAAGTTCTTTCACTCGGTGGTAAAGCAACGGCGTATGCAATCGGTAATTCACCGTATTAAGAATTGTAATGGTGAATGGGTAAATGAGGACGCGCTCATTGGTGCAGAGGCGGTACGGTATTTTTCTTCCTTATTCTCATTGGAGGATACTCCTGCTATGATGGATGTGCCTGATGTCATCCCTCGACTGGTATCATTAGAGGACGATGTGCAGTTGGAGGCGGTTCCTCCCTTGGAGGAGGTGCGGCAGACTGTTTTTGAAATGGATGTTAATAGTGCAGCAGGGCCTGACAGTTTCACTGGTAAACTTTTCTCCTTTGCCTGGGAGATAGTTGGTGGTGATGTATATAATGATGTACAAAGTTTCTTTTGTGGTGCTGAGCTTCTAAGGCGAATTATTGCTACCTCCATAGTTTTGTTGTCCAAAGTTCATCAGCAAAAGGATTTCTCTCAGTTTCGCGCTATCAGTTTATGCAACTTTGTGAACAAGATTTTTTCAAAGATTCTAGCACGACGTTTAGCCCCTATCTTACCTAAGATTATCTCGGTGAATCAAAGTGGCTTTGTTCAGGGTCGTTCGATTTCGAACAATTACCTACTAGCTTAA